One Scophthalmus maximus strain ysfricsl-2021 chromosome 1, ASM2237912v1, whole genome shotgun sequence genomic region harbors:
- the atn1 gene encoding atrophin-1 isoform X4, translating to MKTRTHKESQRGAVEELAGNRFSRRSQGHDSSESEGEELVSPPKRQKVQDSVSTPNPPTSTHSTDSSAPSTVPPPTSVASQSRESDNEDGQSQGSRSSVVGSLANSSSSLSSGRDIDQDNRSSSPSLSASPLGSLDSDSDGPDSPKQGEREREKGKESGAGKVAGEERRTLRDGRGEDSCGDGEKRDVDARIEDCPSLKPPSTPCSSSGLTPSLRGAGDSSNDSNSGRKSYFSLDSKLMCKVEYGGPTGVDGALSGNRMNSKASTQCVTKTTISGDFSHNSPNIPHSLPPPLPPPPALKPLELGGQNLPAEVKTERDKIEKADKLLDKPQSTPPLLLPQTGPQPQSQPQTQTSTHPHHYSSTSWQGGTATGCQGSWGYTRYPSNHHPHQPQHQPPVQQQQLPSVYNPPSSRHSSSHPSYLPHPHPHPHREYLPRYAGGGGDRERGAAGERERGVRGECGGREMNREFSAPIGSSSNNSSGGNTNSACGGMGGPNSIQGREFGALSVGQNREFQSSGREGPNLGPERRDFGPAFRDRERERERDREGGREFPLPNQNQSRDFGPNGAGGGHPRDKDGGRWGEFGGQTREVVGNNNPNNSSIPQGNPPSSTTGLPVTPMLNRDPPASPQNNPSHPSHSSLPSHPHPHPPNSSNRDFPPPMDQAQTPSSGADHFHREYTPTGGKDFPVGGPSSAGTNREYLSSPGVTPNLGREFSGPGGTQHPHAPHPHYQSAPRDRERDSNLRESALYQNRGGPNQPPALSPSSSSSHHVHPPNAPYPPPPPQPSLAPPQTSHAQAPPSGMAPSVRPQHYQSSAQTPPTPLSPLPSPSTNQMGGFSSFPPGSTSAPNMPLPGPGVSSSCSSGCRPSPFHGTLNSHPPFSGTYHSNGNSGSNMPNSNSNNSAPNSSNTNSHSLSPQNVSKGPPPLSNSVNNNSVSTPASSSSLPGGEGHSDSGPPPTPVIKEEPIEEREESESPPPMLRSPSPEPKPVDIPIHASQSARFHKVLDRGPGNSCARSDVLFVPLDGSKLWKKRNEMIERARREVEQRARDLREKERERERERERERELDRHLQQQKDVNAAGVGRQGSSLFFPSSSSIILDPSSSSSSSSGNPVSHSSPHPQHHPSHPHAHLPPAHHLHPTLSHSIPHSLLLPSMGGASAVVGGPQGALGIGLGGPYLGPDTPALRTLSEYARPHAMSPLGAASRAQAHHQQVHHGHPHVHPSFFLPQFQNHALGHPHHLPTDAATAAAILGFLYGGSLEGGPGVGGHPGMAGGPVPGGIGGAGLGGVGFPHAVAAHRDRIKQGFEFKSDERVYPPGSIHDHAALALAHSHSHAHAHAHAHAHAHAHAHAHAHAHAHAHAHAHAHAHANAHVHAHPLLLGGGSGAPNEVSLYGTPPPPAPPGPPHLQNPTMAPLTRPPNPPAPQSLSNPPPSSLLPPSLPSHPSSAAPTAPPAPAAPAAPPPAPPPPAPPTSNAASPHHPVPHSSFPSSLSSHQPPAPAPATPTEAYPTPTRSPASFERDRNGERERERERDRDRDRDRAALPPFGDRERERERERERGGSGGGGGGGSSGGSGGGSSGGSGGSGGENLGRLQMLNVTPHHHQHSHIHSHLHLHQQDTAAGGVHPLMDPLASGSPLARLPYPGATLGTPILAHPLTDSEVLRQQLFGEEKAPRPCAPFRDLPQPSSLTGPMSAAHQLQAMQQAQSAELQIQRLALEQQWIHHHHHHSLTQDEYFSHLKKESDKTL from the exons CAAAGAGGTGCTGTTGAGGAATTGGCTGGAAATCGCTTCAGTCGCAGATCACAAGGGCATGATTCATCagagagtgagggggaggaACTTGTGTCTCCTCCAAAGAGGCAGAAAGTTCAG GATTCCGTCTCTACCCCAAACCCCCCAACATCAACACATTCGACTGACAGCTCTGCTCCTTCCACTGTCCCACCTCCAACCTCAGTTGCCAGCCAATCCAGAGAGAGTGACAATGAAGATGGCCAATCCCAGGGCAGCAGGAGTTCAGTTGTGGGGAGCCTGGCCaatagcagcagcagtctgagTAGTGGGCGGGATATAGACCAGGACAATCGTTCCTCATCCCCAAGTCTCTCCGCTTCCCCTCTGGGTAGCCTCGACTCTGATTCCGATGGCCCCGACTCACCAAagcaaggagagagggaacgagagaaAGGCAAGGAAAGCGGAGCAGGGAAggtggcaggagaggagaggagaacgCTACGAGACGGGAGAGGGGAGGACTCctgtggagatggagaaaagcGAGATGTGGATGCAAGAATTGAAGACTGTCCTTCTCTTAAGCCCCCCTCCACTCCATGCTCTTCTTCTGGTctgactccctctctccgtGGAGCAGGGGATTCATCAAATGACAGCAATAGCGGGAGGAAGTCCTATTTCTCCCTGGACTCCAAACTGATGTGCAAAGTTGAGTATGGTGGACCGACAGGCGTTGATGGTGCACTTAGTGGCAACCGAATGAATTCCAAAGCCAgcacacagtgtgtgacaaAGACAACTATCTCGGGAGATTTTTCCCATAACAGCCCCAACATTCCACACTCCttgccccctcctcttcctcctccacctgccctGAAGCCCTTAGAGCTTGGGGGACAAAACCTGCCTGCTGAGGttaagacagaaagagacaaaatagaaaaagcaGACAAACTCTTGGACAAGCCTCAGTCCACTCCTCCTTTGCTGTTGCCACAGACTGGCCCCCAGCCACAGTCCCAGCCTCAGACCCAGACCTCCACCCACCCTCATCACTACAGCTCCACCAGCTGGCAGGGTGGCACAGCAACTGGTTGTCAGGGGAGCTGGGGCTACACCCGTTACCCTAGCAACCACCACCCACACCAACCACAGCACCAACCcccagtgcagcagcagcaacttcCCTCTGTTTACAACCCTCCGTCCTCTCgccactcctcctcccacccctcTTACCTCccccatcctcatcctcacccccACAGGGAGTACCTTCCCAGGTAcgctggagggggaggggacagagagaggggggctgcaggagagagggagaggggagtgAGGGGGGAGTGTGGGGGGAGGGAGATGAACAGGGAGTTCTCTGCTCCCATTGGCAGTAGCAGCAACAATAGTAGTGGGGGTAATACTAATAGTGCTTGTGGTGGGATGGGTGGGCCCAACAGCATCCAAGGAAGGGAGTTTGGGGCTCTGTCTGTGGGTCAGAACCGGGAGTTCCAAAGTTCTGGGAGAGAAGGACCAAACTTAGGTCCTGAAAGAAGAGACTTCGGTCCAGCTTTCAGAGACAGGGAGCGAGAAAGGGAACGTGAccgtgaaggaggaagagagttTCCTCTGCCAAACCAAAATCAGAGTAGAGACTTTGGCCCCAATGGAGCTGGAGGGGGGCATCCCAGAGACAAAGATGGAGGCAGATGGGGTGAGTTTGGGGGCCAGACAAGAGAGGTTGTAGGCAACAATAACCCAAACAACAGCTCCATCCCCCAGGGAAACCCTCCAAGTTCAACCACGGGGCTACCTGTCACCCCCATGCTGAACCGAGACCCACCTGCATCACCCCAAAACAACCCTAGTCACCCCTCTCATTCCTCCCTGCCttcacacccccacccacatccCCCAAACTCCTCTAACCGAGACTTCCCTCCTCCAATGGACCAGGCACAAACCCCCTCCTCTGGAGCAGACCACTTTCACAGAGAATATACTCCCACTGGAGGAAAAGACTTTCCTGTCGGGGGGCCTTCTTCTGCTGGCACAAATCGAGAGTACCTCAGCTCCCCTGGGGTGACTCCGAACCTGGGACGAGAGTTTTCAGGGCCTGGAGGAACCCAACACCCCCATGCACCTCACCCCCACTACCAGTCTGCacccagagacagagaaagggacTCAAACCTGCGAGAGTCTGCTTTGTACCAAAACCGTGGAGGCCCAAACCAACCTCCTGcactctctccttcctcctcttccagccaCCATGTACACCCTCCAAATGCTCCTtaccctccaccaccacctcagcCCTCTCTAGCCCCACCTCAAACCTCCCATGCCCAGGCACCCCCATCAGGTATGGCACCCAGTGTACGGCCCCAACACTACCAGTCCTCTGCCCAGACTCCTCCAACACCTTTGTCTCCCTTACCCAGCCCATCCACCAATCAGATGGGAGGCTTCTCATCTTTTCCTCCTGGCTCCACTTCTGCACCCAATATGCCACTTCCTGGGCCAGGTGTGTCATCAAGCTGTTCATCTGGATGTCGCCCCTCCCCATTCCACGGCACTTTGAACAGCCACCCTCCATTCAGTGGAACGTACCACTCCAATGGGAACAGTGGCAGTAACATGCCTAACAGCAATAGCAACAATAGCGCACCCAATAGCAGCAATACCAACTCACATTCACTCTCGCctcaaaatgtgtcaaaagGACCTCCGCCTCTTAGTAACTCTGTTAACAACAACAGTGTCTCGACTCCTGCCTCCAGTTCTTCACTCCCCGGTGGAGAAGGACATTCAGATTCAGGCCCACCTCCCACACCTGTTATAAAGGAAGAACCAatagaagagagggaagagagtgAAAGCCCGCCACCGATGTTAAGAAGCCCCTCTCCTGAACCCAAACCTGTTGACATTCCCATCCACGCCAGTCAATCAGCACG GTTTCACAAGGTCCTTGACCGTGGACCCGGGAACTCCTGTGCCCGCAGCGATGTCCTCTTTGTCCCGTTGGATGGCTCCAAACTGTGGAAGAAGAGGAATGAGATGATCGAAAGGGCCCGAAGGGAGGTCGAACAGCGGGCCAGAGACCTgcgagaaaaagaaagggaaagagaaagggagcgTGAGCGTGAGAGAGAACTGGATCGACATCTACAG cagcagaaggatGTCAATGCCGCTGGAGTGGGCCGCCAGGGTTCCTCactcttctttccctcctcgtcttctATCATCCTTGacccttcatcttcctcctcttcttcctcaggcAACCCTGTCTCCCATTCATCCCCTCACCCCCAGCATCATCCCTCACATCCACATGCTCACCTTCCCCCAGCACACCATCTTCATCCCACCCTCTCTCACTCTAtcccccactccctcctcctgccaTCCATGGGTGGGGCATCAGCTGTGGTTGGAGGCCCACAAGGGGCCCTGGGAATAGGTTTAGGAGGTCCATACCTAGGCCCAGACACCCCAGCGCTGAGAACCCTGAGCGAGTATGCTCGCCCTCATGCTATGTCTCCTCTCGGGGCAGCAAGTCGTGCCCAGGCACACCACCAACAAGTTCACCATGGCCATCCCCATGTTCACCCATCATTCTTCCTTCCTCAATTCCAAAACCATGCTTTAGGCCACCCCCACCACCTGCCTACTGAtgcagctacagcagcagccatcttgggCTTTTTGTATGGTGGCAGTCTTGAAGGTGGTCCAGGTGTTGGTGGCCACCCAGGGATGGCAGGAGGCCCAGTACCTGGGGGGATTGGGGGTGCAGGATTAGGAGGAGTTGGATTTCCTCATGCTGTGGCTGCACATCGAGATCGAATAAAGCAAGGATTTGAATTTAAGAGTGATGAGCGTGTTTACCCACCAGGGTCTATACATGATCATGCAGCTCTGGCTCTTGCTCACTCACATTCGCATGCCCATGCTCATGCTCATGCTCATGCCCATGCCCATGCCCATGCCCATGCTCATGCCCATGCTCATGCTCATGCTCATGCTCATGCTCATGCCCATGCCCATGCCAATGCCCATGTGCATGcacaccccctgctccttgGAGGAGGTTCTGGGGCACCTAATGAGGTGTCTCTCTATggcactcctcctcccccagctcctcctggcCCTCCACACCTTCAGAACCCAACCATGGCCCCATTAACTCGACCTCCCAACCCTCCGGCCCCTCAGTCTCTGTCCAATCCAcctccctcatctctcctcccaccctcacTCCCCTCTCACCCATCATCTGCGGCACCTACTGCCCCGCCAGCTCCGGCAGCCCCTGCCGCTCCTccgccagctcctcctccaccagctccaccGACCTCCAATGCCGCCTCACCTCACCACCCAGTCCCTCATTCTTCTTTTCCCAGCTCCCTGTCCTCTCATCAGCCACCAGCCCCTGCTCCTGCCACTCCCACTGAGGCTTACCCCACTCCGACTCGCTCACCCGCCTCTTTTGAACGAGACAGGAATGGGgaaagagagcgggagagggagagagacagagacagagacagagacagagcagctTTGCCGCCCTttggggacagagagagagaaagagagagggagagagaaaggggaggaagtggtggaggaggtggaggaggatcgAGTgggggaagtggaggaggatCGAGTGGGGGAAGTGGGGGAAGTGGTGGAGAAAATCTGGGACGTCTTCAGATGCTAAATGTGACGCCTCATCACCACCAGCACTCACACATCCACTCACATCTTCACCTACACCAGCAAGACACAG CGGCGGGCGGGGTTCACCCCCTGATGGACCCGTTGGCGTCGGGGTCTCCTTTGGCACGCCTCCCTTACCCAGGAGCCACACTAGGCACTCCCATCCTGGCTCACCCCCTCACTGACAGCGAGGTGCTCCGCCAACAGCTGTTCGGTGAGGAGAAGGCTCCTCGTCCAT GTGCTCCTTTCCGTGACTTGCCCCAGCCGTCCTCCCTCACTGGTCCCATGTCAGCGGCCCACCAGCTCCAGGCCATGCAGCAGGCCCAGAGTGCAGAGCTGCAAATCCAGAGACTGGCCCTGGAACAACAGTGgatccatcaccaccaccaccactccctCACCCAGGACGAGTATTTCAG tcacctgaagaaagaaagtgacaaGACCCTGTGA
- the atn1 gene encoding atrophin-1 isoform X5 — protein MKTRTHKESMPMRSGRRRGASEERRGRRPHPSPTCPERNDRQTQRGAVEELAGNRFSRRSQGHDSSESEGEELVSPPKRQKVQDSVSTPNPPTSTHSTDSSAPSTVPPPTSVASQSRESDNEDGQSQGSRSSVVGSLANSSSSLSSGRDIDQDNRSSSPSLSASPLGSLDSDSDGPDSPKQGEREREKGKESGAGKVAGEERRTLRDGRGEDSCGDGEKRDVDARIEDCPSLKPPSTPCSSSGLTPSLRGAGDSSNDSNSGRKSYFSLDSKLMCKVEYGGPTGVDGALSGNRMNSKASTQCVTKTTISGDFSHNSPNIPHSLPPPLPPPPALKPLELGGQNLPAEVKTERDKIEKADKLLDKPQSTPPLLLPQTGPQPQSQPQTQTSTHPHHYSSTSWQGGTATGCQGSWGYTRYPSNHHPHQPQHQPPVQQQQLPSVYNPPSSRHSSSHPSYLPHPHPHPHREYLPRYAGGGGDRERGAAGERERGVRGECGGREMNREFSAPIGSSSNNSSGGNTNSACGGMGGPNSIQGREFGALSVGQNREFQSSGREGPNLGPERRDFGPAFRDRERERERDREGGREFPLPNQNQSRDFGPNGAGGGHPRDKDGGRWGEFGGQTREVVGNNNPNNSSIPQGNPPSSTTGLPVTPMLNRDPPASPQNNPSHPSHSSLPSHPHPHPPNSSNRDFPPPMDQAQTPSSGADHFHREYTPTGGKDFPVGGPSSAGTNREYLSSPGVTPNLGREFSGPGGTQHPHAPHPHYQSAPRDRERDSNLRESALYQNRGGPNQPPALSPSSSSSHHVHPPNAPYPPPPPQPSLAPPQTSHAQAPPSGMAPSVRPQHYQSSAQTPPTPLSPLPSPSTNQMGGFSSFPPGSTSAPNMPLPGPGVSSSCSSGCRPSPFHGTLNSHPPFSGTYHSNGNSGSNMPNSNSNNSAPNSSNTNSHSLSPQNVSKGPPPLSNSVNNNSVSTPASSSSLPGGEGHSDSGPPPTPVIKEEPIEEREESESPPPMLRSPSPEPKPVDIPIHASQSARFHKVLDRGPGNSCARSDVLFVPLDGSKLWKKRNEMIERARREVEQRARDLREKERERERERERERELDRHLQQQKDVNAAGVGRQGSSLFFPSSSSIILDPSSSSSSSSGNPVSHSSPHPQHHPSHPHAHLPPAHHLHPTLSHSIPHSLLLPSMGGASAVVGGPQGALGIGLGGPYLGPDTPALRTLSEYARPHAMSPLGAASRAQAHHQQVHHGHPHVHPSFFLPQFQNHALGHPHHLPTDAATAAAILGFLYGGSLEGGPGVGGHPGMAGGPVPGGIGGAGLGGVGFPHAVAAHRDRIKQGFEFKSDERVYPPGSIHDHAALALAHSHSHAHAHAHAHAHAHAHAHAHAHAHAHAHAHAHAHAHANAHVHAHPLLLGGGSGAPNEVSLYGTPPPPAPPGPPHLQNPTMAPLTRPPNPPAPQSLSNPPPSSLLPPSLPSHPSSAAPTAPPAPAAPAAPPPAPPPPAPPTSNAASPHHPVPHSSFPSSLSSHQPPAPAPATPTEAYPTPTRSPASFERDRNGERERERERDRDRDRDRAALPPFGDRERERERERERGGSGGGGGGGSSGGSGGGSSGGSGGSGGENLGRLQMLNVTPHHHQHSHIHSHLHLHQQDTALASSGGRGSPPDGPVGVGVSFGTPPLPRSHTRHSHPGSPPH, from the exons CAAAGAGGTGCTGTTGAGGAATTGGCTGGAAATCGCTTCAGTCGCAGATCACAAGGGCATGATTCATCagagagtgagggggaggaACTTGTGTCTCCTCCAAAGAGGCAGAAAGTTCAG GATTCCGTCTCTACCCCAAACCCCCCAACATCAACACATTCGACTGACAGCTCTGCTCCTTCCACTGTCCCACCTCCAACCTCAGTTGCCAGCCAATCCAGAGAGAGTGACAATGAAGATGGCCAATCCCAGGGCAGCAGGAGTTCAGTTGTGGGGAGCCTGGCCaatagcagcagcagtctgagTAGTGGGCGGGATATAGACCAGGACAATCGTTCCTCATCCCCAAGTCTCTCCGCTTCCCCTCTGGGTAGCCTCGACTCTGATTCCGATGGCCCCGACTCACCAAagcaaggagagagggaacgagagaaAGGCAAGGAAAGCGGAGCAGGGAAggtggcaggagaggagaggagaacgCTACGAGACGGGAGAGGGGAGGACTCctgtggagatggagaaaagcGAGATGTGGATGCAAGAATTGAAGACTGTCCTTCTCTTAAGCCCCCCTCCACTCCATGCTCTTCTTCTGGTctgactccctctctccgtGGAGCAGGGGATTCATCAAATGACAGCAATAGCGGGAGGAAGTCCTATTTCTCCCTGGACTCCAAACTGATGTGCAAAGTTGAGTATGGTGGACCGACAGGCGTTGATGGTGCACTTAGTGGCAACCGAATGAATTCCAAAGCCAgcacacagtgtgtgacaaAGACAACTATCTCGGGAGATTTTTCCCATAACAGCCCCAACATTCCACACTCCttgccccctcctcttcctcctccacctgccctGAAGCCCTTAGAGCTTGGGGGACAAAACCTGCCTGCTGAGGttaagacagaaagagacaaaatagaaaaagcaGACAAACTCTTGGACAAGCCTCAGTCCACTCCTCCTTTGCTGTTGCCACAGACTGGCCCCCAGCCACAGTCCCAGCCTCAGACCCAGACCTCCACCCACCCTCATCACTACAGCTCCACCAGCTGGCAGGGTGGCACAGCAACTGGTTGTCAGGGGAGCTGGGGCTACACCCGTTACCCTAGCAACCACCACCCACACCAACCACAGCACCAACCcccagtgcagcagcagcaacttcCCTCTGTTTACAACCCTCCGTCCTCTCgccactcctcctcccacccctcTTACCTCccccatcctcatcctcacccccACAGGGAGTACCTTCCCAGGTAcgctggagggggaggggacagagagaggggggctgcaggagagagggagaggggagtgAGGGGGGAGTGTGGGGGGAGGGAGATGAACAGGGAGTTCTCTGCTCCCATTGGCAGTAGCAGCAACAATAGTAGTGGGGGTAATACTAATAGTGCTTGTGGTGGGATGGGTGGGCCCAACAGCATCCAAGGAAGGGAGTTTGGGGCTCTGTCTGTGGGTCAGAACCGGGAGTTCCAAAGTTCTGGGAGAGAAGGACCAAACTTAGGTCCTGAAAGAAGAGACTTCGGTCCAGCTTTCAGAGACAGGGAGCGAGAAAGGGAACGTGAccgtgaaggaggaagagagttTCCTCTGCCAAACCAAAATCAGAGTAGAGACTTTGGCCCCAATGGAGCTGGAGGGGGGCATCCCAGAGACAAAGATGGAGGCAGATGGGGTGAGTTTGGGGGCCAGACAAGAGAGGTTGTAGGCAACAATAACCCAAACAACAGCTCCATCCCCCAGGGAAACCCTCCAAGTTCAACCACGGGGCTACCTGTCACCCCCATGCTGAACCGAGACCCACCTGCATCACCCCAAAACAACCCTAGTCACCCCTCTCATTCCTCCCTGCCttcacacccccacccacatccCCCAAACTCCTCTAACCGAGACTTCCCTCCTCCAATGGACCAGGCACAAACCCCCTCCTCTGGAGCAGACCACTTTCACAGAGAATATACTCCCACTGGAGGAAAAGACTTTCCTGTCGGGGGGCCTTCTTCTGCTGGCACAAATCGAGAGTACCTCAGCTCCCCTGGGGTGACTCCGAACCTGGGACGAGAGTTTTCAGGGCCTGGAGGAACCCAACACCCCCATGCACCTCACCCCCACTACCAGTCTGCacccagagacagagaaagggacTCAAACCTGCGAGAGTCTGCTTTGTACCAAAACCGTGGAGGCCCAAACCAACCTCCTGcactctctccttcctcctcttccagccaCCATGTACACCCTCCAAATGCTCCTtaccctccaccaccacctcagcCCTCTCTAGCCCCACCTCAAACCTCCCATGCCCAGGCACCCCCATCAGGTATGGCACCCAGTGTACGGCCCCAACACTACCAGTCCTCTGCCCAGACTCCTCCAACACCTTTGTCTCCCTTACCCAGCCCATCCACCAATCAGATGGGAGGCTTCTCATCTTTTCCTCCTGGCTCCACTTCTGCACCCAATATGCCACTTCCTGGGCCAGGTGTGTCATCAAGCTGTTCATCTGGATGTCGCCCCTCCCCATTCCACGGCACTTTGAACAGCCACCCTCCATTCAGTGGAACGTACCACTCCAATGGGAACAGTGGCAGTAACATGCCTAACAGCAATAGCAACAATAGCGCACCCAATAGCAGCAATACCAACTCACATTCACTCTCGCctcaaaatgtgtcaaaagGACCTCCGCCTCTTAGTAACTCTGTTAACAACAACAGTGTCTCGACTCCTGCCTCCAGTTCTTCACTCCCCGGTGGAGAAGGACATTCAGATTCAGGCCCACCTCCCACACCTGTTATAAAGGAAGAACCAatagaagagagggaagagagtgAAAGCCCGCCACCGATGTTAAGAAGCCCCTCTCCTGAACCCAAACCTGTTGACATTCCCATCCACGCCAGTCAATCAGCACG GTTTCACAAGGTCCTTGACCGTGGACCCGGGAACTCCTGTGCCCGCAGCGATGTCCTCTTTGTCCCGTTGGATGGCTCCAAACTGTGGAAGAAGAGGAATGAGATGATCGAAAGGGCCCGAAGGGAGGTCGAACAGCGGGCCAGAGACCTgcgagaaaaagaaagggaaagagaaagggagcgTGAGCGTGAGAGAGAACTGGATCGACATCTACAG cagcagaaggatGTCAATGCCGCTGGAGTGGGCCGCCAGGGTTCCTCactcttctttccctcctcgtcttctATCATCCTTGacccttcatcttcctcctcttcttcctcaggcAACCCTGTCTCCCATTCATCCCCTCACCCCCAGCATCATCCCTCACATCCACATGCTCACCTTCCCCCAGCACACCATCTTCATCCCACCCTCTCTCACTCTAtcccccactccctcctcctgccaTCCATGGGTGGGGCATCAGCTGTGGTTGGAGGCCCACAAGGGGCCCTGGGAATAGGTTTAGGAGGTCCATACCTAGGCCCAGACACCCCAGCGCTGAGAACCCTGAGCGAGTATGCTCGCCCTCATGCTATGTCTCCTCTCGGGGCAGCAAGTCGTGCCCAGGCACACCACCAACAAGTTCACCATGGCCATCCCCATGTTCACCCATCATTCTTCCTTCCTCAATTCCAAAACCATGCTTTAGGCCACCCCCACCACCTGCCTACTGAtgcagctacagcagcagccatcttgggCTTTTTGTATGGTGGCAGTCTTGAAGGTGGTCCAGGTGTTGGTGGCCACCCAGGGATGGCAGGAGGCCCAGTACCTGGGGGGATTGGGGGTGCAGGATTAGGAGGAGTTGGATTTCCTCATGCTGTGGCTGCACATCGAGATCGAATAAAGCAAGGATTTGAATTTAAGAGTGATGAGCGTGTTTACCCACCAGGGTCTATACATGATCATGCAGCTCTGGCTCTTGCTCACTCACATTCGCATGCCCATGCTCATGCTCATGCTCATGCCCATGCCCATGCCCATGCCCATGCTCATGCCCATGCTCATGCTCATGCTCATGCTCATGCTCATGCCCATGCCCATGCCAATGCCCATGTGCATGcacaccccctgctccttgGAGGAGGTTCTGGGGCACCTAATGAGGTGTCTCTCTATggcactcctcctcccccagctcctcctggcCCTCCACACCTTCAGAACCCAACCATGGCCCCATTAACTCGACCTCCCAACCCTCCGGCCCCTCAGTCTCTGTCCAATCCAcctccctcatctctcctcccaccctcacTCCCCTCTCACCCATCATCTGCGGCACCTACTGCCCCGCCAGCTCCGGCAGCCCCTGCCGCTCCTccgccagctcctcctccaccagctccaccGACCTCCAATGCCGCCTCACCTCACCACCCAGTCCCTCATTCTTCTTTTCCCAGCTCCCTGTCCTCTCATCAGCCACCAGCCCCTGCTCCTGCCACTCCCACTGAGGCTTACCCCACTCCGACTCGCTCACCCGCCTCTTTTGAACGAGACAGGAATGGGgaaagagagcgggagagggagagagacagagacagagacagagacagagcagctTTGCCGCCCTttggggacagagagagagaaagagagagggagagagaaaggggaggaagtggtggaggaggtggaggaggatcgAGTgggggaagtggaggaggatCGAGTGGGGGAAGTGGGGGAAGTGGTGGAGAAAATCTGGGACGTCTTCAGATGCTAAATGTGACGCCTCATCACCACCAGCACTCACACATCCACTCACATCTTCACCTACACCAGCAAGACACAG CATTGGCATCCAGCGGCGGGCGGGGTTCACCCCCTGATGGACCCGTTGGCGTCGGGGTCTCCTTTGGCACGCCTCCCTTACCCAGGAGCCACACTAGGCACTCCCATCCTGGCTCACCCCCTCACTGA